A DNA window from Micromonospora inyonensis contains the following coding sequences:
- a CDS encoding IS5 family transposase, with protein MPAIPAWLIEPLWVQFAALLPDRPTYQPTHPLGCHRKRIDDRIVFDKLVQVLRFGCAYEAIADATCSATTIRGRRDEWIELGVFAQLKQIALDAYDRLVGLVLDDIAVDGCITKAPGGGEAAGRSPVDRGKQGMKRSLMVDGYGIPLGRVLAGANRHDSPLLGPTLDHLDDLGPLPQAITVHLDAGYDSQVTRALLAERGLTGEIAHKGDKAPIQASQRWHVERTNSWHNAFNRLQRCYERTEKVIDAFFDLADAIITVRSLIRRAWTLYRWNNRPARRR; from the coding sequence GTGCCTGCCATCCCAGCATGGCTGATCGAGCCGTTGTGGGTCCAGTTCGCCGCGCTGCTCCCCGATCGGCCGACCTACCAACCGACACATCCGCTGGGCTGTCACCGCAAGCGGATCGATGACCGCATCGTGTTCGACAAGCTGGTCCAGGTGTTGCGGTTCGGCTGCGCCTACGAGGCGATCGCCGATGCCACCTGTTCGGCCACCACGATCCGCGGCCGCCGTGACGAGTGGATAGAGCTTGGGGTGTTCGCCCAGCTCAAACAGATCGCCCTGGACGCCTACGACCGGCTCGTCGGCCTGGTCCTCGACGACATCGCCGTGGACGGCTGCATCACCAAGGCTCCCGGCGGCGGCGAGGCCGCCGGACGCTCACCGGTCGACCGGGGCAAGCAGGGCATGAAACGCTCGTTGATGGTCGACGGCTACGGCATCCCCCTCGGCCGGGTCCTGGCCGGCGCGAACCGACACGACTCACCCCTGCTCGGCCCCACCCTCGACCACCTCGACGACCTCGGCCCACTACCCCAGGCCATCACGGTGCACCTCGACGCCGGATACGACTCCCAGGTCACCCGCGCCCTGCTGGCCGAGCGCGGCCTGACCGGTGAGATCGCCCACAAGGGCGACAAGGCGCCCATCCAGGCGAGCCAACGGTGGCACGTCGAACGGACGAACAGCTGGCACAACGCGTTCAACCGGCTGCAACGCTGCTACGAACGAACAGAGAAGGTCATCGACGCCTTCTTCGACCTCGCCGACGCGATCATCACCGTCCGCAGCCTCATCCGGCGTGCATGGACCCTCTACCGGTGGAACAACCGACCCGCCCGCCGCCGATGA
- a CDS encoding group II intron maturase-specific domain-containing protein: MSRKVASWRLHRRTTGNLANLAEEVNPVLRGWLNYFTVFYPSAVNPVGKRIDRHLMRWAKRKYKRLKRSDERARAWLRGVRQRSPDLFAHWALRYTT, translated from the coding sequence ATGAGCCGCAAGGTGGCGTCCTGGCGGCTGCATCGACGCACGACCGGCAATCTGGCAAACCTCGCCGAAGAGGTCAACCCCGTCCTTCGGGGCTGGTTGAACTACTTCACCGTGTTCTACCCGAGCGCGGTGAACCCGGTCGGCAAGCGCATCGATCGCCATCTGATGCGTTGGGCGAAGCGGAAGTACAAGCGGCTCAAACGCAGCGACGAACGGGCACGAGCATGGCTGCGAGGTGTCCGGCAACGGTCGCCCGACCTGTTCGCGCACTGGGCGCTGCGATACACGACCTGA
- a CDS encoding ISAs1 family transposase has product MTSSSLIDPVVDHLADLALWEAELAAVSADPLRVVSPLAARLAQVPDPRRPRGLRHPLLVILVLTACATLVVGNDGLTAIRQWAARTPQDVLHRLGARRNPLTGRYLVPSERTFRRVLAAVDGDALDAATCGYTADVLRGDVPAPQIPTATDEPAEREQRRAATRAVTHPAPAGLLPAVAIDGKLLHGTRTETGQVFLVAAVTHDRAVILGQRQVAGKRGETTVTENLLAPLDVAGMLLTLDALHTTKKTARLITGPLNAHYLLILKGNQPLALQAAQALLSGTDTVFTGSMNIDSDRGHGRTERRTIRVAPCDGRLFPGARQVFRLRRDTGGLDGVRTSKQIIYGIVSLDAEQASPQHLNAYARGHWSVENRLHWIRDVTFSEDDSQLRTSAAPRNLAAMRNLAMNTFRLAGRVNIAHARRDLHDRADAFAAYGI; this is encoded by the coding sequence GTGACGTCATCTTCCCTGATCGACCCTGTTGTTGACCACCTCGCCGATCTGGCGTTGTGGGAAGCCGAACTCGCCGCGGTTTCGGCCGATCCGCTGCGGGTGGTGTCCCCGCTGGCGGCACGGCTGGCTCAGGTACCGGATCCGCGACGGCCGCGTGGGTTGCGCCATCCGCTGCTGGTGATCCTGGTCTTGACCGCGTGCGCCACCCTCGTGGTCGGTAACGACGGCCTGACCGCGATCCGGCAGTGGGCGGCCCGGACTCCGCAGGACGTGTTGCACCGCCTCGGCGCCCGCCGTAACCCACTGACCGGCCGCTATCTGGTGCCCAGCGAGCGCACCTTCCGGCGGGTCCTGGCCGCGGTCGACGGCGACGCTCTCGACGCGGCGACCTGCGGCTACACGGCCGACGTGCTGCGTGGCGACGTCCCGGCCCCGCAGATCCCCACCGCCACCGACGAGCCCGCCGAGCGTGAACAGCGCCGCGCCGCGACGCGGGCGGTGACCCACCCCGCACCGGCCGGGCTGCTGCCCGCGGTCGCGATCGACGGGAAACTGCTGCACGGCACCCGCACCGAGACCGGGCAGGTGTTCCTGGTCGCCGCGGTCACGCATGACCGGGCGGTGATCCTGGGCCAGCGCCAGGTCGCCGGCAAGCGCGGCGAGACCACCGTGACCGAAAATCTGCTCGCCCCGTTGGATGTGGCCGGCATGCTGCTCACCCTGGACGCCCTGCACACCACGAAGAAGACCGCCCGGCTGATCACCGGACCGTTGAACGCCCACTATCTGCTGATCTTGAAGGGGAATCAGCCGCTCGCCCTGCAGGCCGCCCAGGCGCTGCTGTCCGGCACCGACACAGTCTTCACCGGCAGCATGAACATCGACTCCGATCGCGGGCACGGACGCACCGAACGCCGCACGATCCGCGTCGCACCATGTGACGGCCGGCTGTTCCCCGGCGCCCGGCAAGTGTTCCGGCTCCGCCGTGACACCGGCGGACTCGACGGCGTGCGCACCAGCAAACAGATCATCTACGGCATCGTCAGCCTCGATGCCGAACAGGCCAGCCCGCAGCACCTCAACGCCTATGCGAGAGGACACTGGTCTGTTGAAAATCGTCTGCATTGGATCCGAGACGTCACCTTCAGCGAGGACGATTCCCAACTCAGGACGAGTGCGGCGCCCCGCAACCTGGCCGCCATGCGCAACCTGGCCATGAACACCTTCCGCCTCGCCGGGCGCGTCAACATCGCCCACGCCCGCCGCGACCTCCACGACCGCGCCGACGCCTTCGCCGCCTACGGCATCTAG
- a CDS encoding transposase family protein gives MKGETTDAWYSGKHRDFGANIQAIIRPDGLPIWTSAAMPGHLHDTSCARELGVTATLNWSAAELDLPALADSGYESAGHGIKTPVKQPTDGSRLAPDNRAYNRLLRGLRWQGERGFAILIGRWKTLRHTTASPRRIGDVVAAALHLTHFEYKYLPESC, from the coding sequence GTGAAGGGCGAGACCACCGACGCCTGGTACTCCGGAAAGCACCGAGACTTCGGCGCGAACATCCAAGCGATCATCCGCCCGGACGGGCTGCCGATCTGGACATCGGCGGCGATGCCCGGGCACCTGCACGACACCAGCTGCGCCCGCGAACTCGGGGTGACCGCCACACTGAACTGGTCCGCCGCCGAACTGGACCTACCCGCACTGGCCGACTCCGGCTACGAAAGCGCAGGCCACGGCATCAAGACCCCGGTCAAGCAGCCTACTGACGGCAGCCGACTCGCACCCGACAACCGCGCCTACAACCGGCTGCTGCGCGGGCTGCGCTGGCAAGGCGAACGCGGCTTCGCCATCCTGATCGGACGCTGGAAAACGCTACGCCACACCACCGCCAGCCCACGCCGGATCGGCGACGTCGTCGCCGCCGCACTCCACCTGACTCATTTCGAGTACAAGTACCTACCCGAATCTTGTTGA
- a CDS encoding YnfA family protein, protein MTVLRSLLLFVLAAVAEIGGAWLIWQGWREHRGLWWIAGGVVALGAYGFVASLQPDPNFGRILAAYGGVFVAGSLAWGMVVDKFRPDRWDIIGAVICLVGVAVIMYAPRTHP, encoded by the coding sequence GTGACAGTCCTGCGCTCGCTGCTGCTGTTCGTCCTCGCCGCCGTCGCCGAGATCGGCGGAGCCTGGCTGATCTGGCAGGGCTGGCGCGAACACCGTGGCCTGTGGTGGATCGCCGGGGGCGTCGTCGCCCTCGGCGCCTACGGGTTCGTCGCGTCCCTGCAACCCGACCCGAACTTCGGACGCATCCTCGCCGCCTACGGCGGCGTCTTCGTCGCCGGCTCCCTCGCCTGGGGCATGGTCGTCGACAAGTTCCGCCCCGACCGGTGGGACATCATCGGCGCCGTCATCTGTCTCGTCGGCGTCGCCGTCATCATGTACGCGCCCCGCACCCACCCCTGA
- a CDS encoding site-specific integrase, with product MSWQIGAAMLLSWMLAGRAGRPVFLADGKPARAVATVDLRPVTGRAWMSYRRAAEIFEHATCSLADPVDRAQGFTLRQLRHTMLTYEAENGTNTATLLARSRHASVRSLERHARPGTEAVAAHVTATDLASKRRTGQR from the coding sequence GTGTCTTGGCAGATCGGCGCCGCCATGCTGCTGTCCTGGATGCTGGCCGGACGTGCCGGCAGGCCGGTGTTCCTCGCCGACGGCAAGCCGGCCCGGGCCGTGGCCACCGTCGACCTGCGCCCCGTCACCGGCCGGGCCTGGATGTCCTACCGCCGCGCCGCCGAGATCTTCGAGCACGCGACCTGTTCCCTCGCTGACCCGGTCGACCGGGCGCAGGGCTTCACGCTGCGCCAGCTGCGCCACACGATGCTCACCTACGAAGCCGAGAACGGCACGAACACCGCCACCCTGCTCGCTCGGTCCCGGCACGCCTCCGTCCGCTCCCTGGAGCGCCACGCCCGGCCGGGCACGGAAGCCGTCGCCGCGCACGTCACCGCGACCGACCTGGCCTCCAAGCGCCGGACGGGGCAGAGGTGA
- a CDS encoding ATP-grasp domain-containing protein, whose product MALAVPVAGFLVLPPRLDRTAELLAESTWRRGLAVEHLSSPVVPARLRHAVGGHLYGGPIFAGAVAEDLDLALLEPADDWLTRLPYEYTHRDIALTTLGEARWSRTPMFVKPPRDKTLPADVYADGSRLPGNERYPADTPVLVSEIVTFLAEYRLFVLDGMVYVASRYATNGRLDPAPLDVCAYRAAVLDFAAGLLDACADSLPNAVVVDVGLASNADRGDEHWAVVEANMAWFSTSYAADPNRVLDVVLRAAA is encoded by the coding sequence ATGGCCCTCGCTGTCCCGGTCGCCGGCTTTCTGGTGTTGCCCCCACGCCTCGATCGCACCGCCGAGCTGCTGGCCGAGTCGACCTGGCGACGAGGCTTGGCGGTGGAGCATCTGTCCAGTCCGGTCGTGCCTGCCCGGCTGCGGCATGCTGTGGGCGGGCACCTCTACGGCGGACCCATCTTCGCTGGTGCGGTCGCTGAGGATCTCGACTTGGCGCTGCTCGAACCGGCTGATGACTGGCTGACGCGGCTGCCGTACGAGTACACCCACCGCGACATCGCCCTGACCACGCTCGGTGAGGCGCGCTGGTCCCGTACGCCGATGTTCGTCAAGCCGCCCAGGGACAAGACCCTGCCGGCCGACGTCTACGCCGACGGTTCCCGCCTGCCCGGTAACGAGCGTTACCCCGCTGACACTCCGGTGCTGGTCAGTGAGATCGTGACGTTCCTGGCGGAGTACCGGTTATTCGTCCTCGACGGCATGGTGTACGTTGCCAGCCGCTACGCCACCAACGGTCGGCTCGACCCAGCCCCCCTGGACGTCTGCGCGTACCGCGCCGCCGTGCTCGACTTCGCCGCCGGCCTGCTCGACGCCTGCGCCGACAGCCTGCCCAACGCGGTCGTCGTCGACGTCGGCCTCGCCAGCAACGCCGACCGCGGCGACGAACACTGGGCCGTCGTGGAGGCGAACATGGCCTGGTTCAGCACAAGCTACGCCGCCGACCCCAACCGGGTACTCGACGTGGTGCTTCGCGCCGCCGCCTGA
- a CDS encoding ArsR/SmtB family transcription factor, translated as MEDVPTPKTATPAVSPLAGEPIKRADAERLAGVLKAVADPARLRLLSLIQSAPQGEASVSDLTAPLGLSQPTVSHHLRILTEAGLLEREKRGVWAYYRLVPSAIAAIADLLTPPRKRATKKAR; from the coding sequence ATGGAAGACGTGCCAACTCCGAAAACAGCTACGCCAGCCGTCTCGCCGCTTGCCGGCGAGCCGATCAAGCGTGCCGACGCCGAGCGGCTCGCGGGAGTGCTGAAGGCGGTCGCCGACCCGGCCCGGCTGCGACTGCTCAGCCTGATCCAATCCGCCCCGCAGGGTGAGGCGTCCGTCAGTGACCTCACCGCCCCGCTCGGGCTCTCCCAGCCGACCGTGAGTCATCACCTTCGGATCCTCACCGAGGCCGGCCTACTCGAACGCGAGAAGCGAGGCGTCTGGGCGTACTACCGCCTCGTGCCGTCCGCGATCGCAGCGATCGCCGACCTGTTGACGCCACCCCGCAAACGGGCGACGAAGAAAGCCCGCTGA
- a CDS encoding alpha/beta fold hydrolase codes for MTSAIPGFDYQRVAVEDDVTLNVAVGGTGSPIVLLHGFPQTHLMWRHVAVDLSTDHTVICPDLRGYGASEKPAERDADTYSKRTMAADIVKLATTLGHERFALAGHDRGALVAIRAGLDHPATITHLAVLDVLPTLDMWDILHGATAAVAFHLYLMAQPPGLPEQMISASADAFFGHFLDAWAQNPQAIPADVREEYLKASREAVPSIVADYRATAGIDLEHDRADRAAGNRLGMPVTVVQQDWGAALGYDAAALWRTWAADLKHRTTSAGHFMAEEAPDEIIKVLRCLLGR; via the coding sequence ATGACTTCCGCCATTCCCGGTTTCGACTACCAGCGCGTCGCGGTCGAGGACGATGTGACGCTGAACGTGGCGGTGGGCGGCACCGGCAGCCCGATCGTGCTGTTGCACGGATTCCCGCAAACCCACCTCATGTGGCGACACGTCGCCGTCGACCTGAGCACCGACCACACAGTGATCTGCCCGGACCTGCGCGGCTACGGGGCCAGCGAAAAACCCGCCGAGCGCGACGCCGACACATACTCCAAGCGGACCATGGCCGCCGACATCGTCAAACTCGCCACCACGCTCGGCCACGAGCGCTTCGCCCTGGCCGGCCACGATCGCGGTGCTCTCGTCGCCATCCGCGCCGGCCTCGACCATCCCGCTACGATCACCCACCTCGCCGTGCTCGACGTCCTGCCGACCCTAGACATGTGGGACATCCTGCATGGGGCCACCGCCGCGGTCGCCTTTCACCTGTACCTGATGGCCCAGCCGCCCGGGCTGCCCGAGCAGATGATCAGCGCCAGCGCGGACGCCTTCTTCGGTCACTTCCTCGACGCATGGGCCCAGAACCCGCAGGCCATCCCCGCGGACGTACGGGAGGAGTACCTGAAAGCCTCCCGCGAGGCGGTCCCGTCCATCGTCGCCGACTACCGCGCCACGGCCGGCATCGACCTCGAACATGATCGAGCCGACCGAGCCGCAGGAAACCGCCTCGGCATGCCGGTCACCGTTGTCCAGCAGGACTGGGGAGCTGCTCTCGGCTACGACGCCGCCGCACTGTGGCGCACCTGGGCCGCTGATCTGAAGCACCGCACCACGTCAGCCGGGCACTTCATGGCCGAGGAAGCACCCGACGAGATCATCAAGGTGCTGCGCTGCCTCCTCGGGCGATAA
- a CDS encoding AfsR/SARP family transcriptional regulator, whose amino-acid sequence MHVGFGVLGPVVAWDGAGALIDVKGPKHRAVLARLVVARGRVVSVSRLVDDLWEEPPPGAVSAVRTFVAALRRALEPQRAPREPARLLVTEGPGYVLRAAPDTVDAWRFEESVAAASAAPPRRAVELLDDALSWWRGPAYAGFDDEPWARAERSRLEQLRLNAIEQRAEARLALGRAADVVPDLDAHVAEHPWREEAWRLLALALYRTGRQGDALAVLRRARSLLLEQLGIDPSPRLRRLETDILRQADQVNDGPGSPDPERIWAEAAAAYDRTVATGSRARLESTVGLLRSLAVTGASGLEAARDQRIAAVAAAEQLGDVELTARVIGGYDVPAIWTRSDDPTQAAQIAAAAERALAALHPGSPDATRARLLATIAVESRGTRAARGPEAARQAERIARGLGDPALLAFALNGVFMQTFHRAGLARERDDIGTELVSLCARHGLVTFEILGHLIRLQARSALADFAAADAHAAAADQRAERYESPLVGVFTQWYRALRLAATGSSPQAAEAAYRDAAAQLANAGMPGVERGLLPLALLCLRVWRGGPAAFDDDTDWGPYAPWVRPLVLLARDRPADAAAALRQSPDPPRDLLFEALWCLTAQAAITLNDRATMKRAHAELAPAADELAGAGSGVLTVGPVSHHLDRLAAALSRTR is encoded by the coding sequence GTGCACGTCGGGTTCGGTGTTCTCGGGCCGGTCGTCGCCTGGGACGGTGCCGGCGCGTTGATCGACGTGAAGGGGCCGAAGCATCGTGCGGTGCTGGCGCGGCTTGTCGTCGCGCGCGGCCGGGTCGTCTCGGTCAGCCGCCTCGTTGACGACCTGTGGGAGGAGCCCCCGCCGGGCGCGGTGAGCGCCGTCCGCACGTTCGTGGCAGCGTTGCGGCGTGCTCTCGAGCCGCAGCGTGCGCCGCGTGAACCGGCTCGGCTGCTGGTCACCGAGGGACCGGGCTATGTGCTTCGGGCAGCGCCGGACACCGTCGACGCTTGGCGGTTCGAGGAGTCGGTTGCCGCCGCGTCCGCCGCACCGCCGCGCCGGGCGGTTGAGCTGCTCGATGATGCGCTGAGCTGGTGGCGAGGGCCCGCGTACGCCGGCTTCGACGACGAGCCGTGGGCGCGCGCCGAGCGGTCCCGACTCGAACAACTACGGCTGAACGCGATCGAGCAACGTGCCGAGGCGCGACTGGCGCTCGGGCGCGCCGCCGACGTCGTACCGGATCTCGACGCCCACGTGGCCGAGCACCCCTGGCGGGAGGAGGCGTGGCGGCTGCTGGCACTGGCCTTGTACCGCACGGGACGGCAAGGAGACGCCCTCGCGGTCCTCCGCCGAGCCCGTAGTCTGCTCCTCGAACAGCTCGGTATCGATCCGAGCCCACGCCTGCGTCGCCTGGAGACCGACATCCTCCGGCAAGCCGACCAGGTGAACGACGGCCCCGGCTCGCCGGACCCGGAACGAATCTGGGCGGAGGCCGCGGCGGCATACGACCGTACCGTCGCGACCGGCTCTCGGGCCCGGCTCGAGTCGACGGTCGGCCTGCTGCGAAGTCTCGCGGTGACCGGGGCGAGCGGGCTCGAGGCGGCTCGGGACCAACGGATCGCGGCCGTCGCCGCAGCCGAGCAACTCGGCGACGTCGAACTCACCGCCCGGGTAATCGGTGGTTACGACGTACCCGCAATCTGGACCCGCTCCGACGACCCGACGCAGGCCGCGCAGATCGCGGCGGCGGCCGAGCGGGCCCTGGCCGCCCTTCACCCCGGGTCGCCCGACGCCACCAGGGCTCGCCTGCTGGCCACGATCGCCGTGGAGTCGCGCGGTACACGCGCGGCGCGCGGGCCCGAGGCAGCCCGGCAGGCCGAGCGGATCGCCCGTGGCCTGGGCGACCCGGCCCTGTTGGCCTTCGCCCTCAACGGCGTGTTCATGCAGACCTTCCACCGCGCGGGCCTCGCCCGCGAGCGAGACGACATCGGCACCGAGCTCGTCTCACTCTGCGCCCGGCACGGCCTGGTGACGTTCGAGATCCTCGGTCACCTCATCCGCCTGCAGGCCCGCAGCGCCCTCGCCGACTTCGCCGCCGCCGACGCCCACGCCGCCGCTGCGGACCAACGCGCCGAGCGGTACGAGAGCCCGCTGGTCGGCGTGTTCACGCAGTGGTACCGAGCGCTGCGACTGGCCGCGACCGGGTCGTCGCCGCAGGCTGCGGAGGCCGCCTACCGGGACGCCGCGGCGCAGCTCGCCAACGCCGGCATGCCCGGGGTCGAGCGGGGCCTCCTTCCGCTGGCCCTGCTGTGCCTGCGCGTGTGGCGCGGCGGCCCGGCCGCGTTCGACGACGACACCGACTGGGGCCCTTACGCGCCCTGGGTCCGCCCACTCGTCCTGCTGGCCCGCGACCGCCCGGCCGACGCCGCCGCGGCCCTGCGCCAGTCCCCAGACCCGCCACGTGACCTGCTGTTCGAGGCGCTATGGTGCCTCACCGCCCAAGCTGCGATCACGCTGAACGACCGGGCCACGATGAAACGCGCCCATGCCGAACTCGCACCGGCCGCCGACGAACTGGCCGGGGCCGGCAGCGGCGTGCTCACCGTCGGCCCCGTCTCACATCACCTCGACCGCCTCGCTGCGGCCCTCAGCCGCACCCGGTGA